Proteins encoded together in one Lathyrus oleraceus cultivar Zhongwan6 chromosome 5, CAAS_Psat_ZW6_1.0, whole genome shotgun sequence window:
- the LOC127079654 gene encoding glycine-rich protein 5, whose product MASSSRAFLFVLLGALVCNSIDARKLRSDKGLRDEKNFYHPGFGGGAGGGGGFGGGGGSGGGLGGGSGSGFGAGAGAGGGSGGGLGGGGGFGGGGGSGGGIGGGSGNGFGAGGGSGSGLGGGGGFGGGGGGGFGGGGGVGGGSGFGGGSGFGGGAGGGSGLGGDGGGGFGGGGGSGGGLGGAGSDGGFGGGAGGGVGGGFP is encoded by the coding sequence ATGGCTTCAAGTTCTAGGGCTTTTCTTTTTGTGCTTCTTGGTGCTCTTGTTTGTAATAGCATTGATGCAAGGAAGCTTCGGAGTGATAAAGGTTTAAGGGATGAAAAGAATTTTTATCATCCAGGGTTCGGTGGAGGTGCAGGAGGTGGTGGTGGTTTTGGTGGCGGTGGTGGTAGTGGAGGAGGGTTAGGTGGTGGTTCAGGAAGCGGATTTGGTGCAGGTGCCGGTGCTGGTGGTGGTTCTGGTGGTGGACTTGGAGGTGGAGGTGGTTTTGGTGGTGGTGGCGGTAGTGGAGGCGGGATAGGTGGTGGTTCAGGAAACGGTTTCGGTGCTGGTGGTGGTTCTGGTAGTGGACTCGGAGGTGGAGGAGGTTTTGGTGGTGGTGGCGGTGGTGGATTTGGCGGAGGAGGTGGTGTTGGTGGAGGATCAGGGTTTGGAGGAGGATCAGGATTTGGAGGTGGTGCTGGTGGTGGTAGTGGACTAGGAGGAGATGGTGGAGGAGGATTTGGAGGCGGTGGTGGTAGTGGAGGTGGTCTTGGTGGTGCTGGATCCGATGGAGGATTTGGTGGTGGTGCTGGTGGAGGAGTTGGAGGTGGATTTCCATGA